In Quercus lobata isolate SW786 chromosome 12, ValleyOak3.0 Primary Assembly, whole genome shotgun sequence, a genomic segment contains:
- the LOC115971194 gene encoding golgin subfamily A member 4 isoform X1 — protein sequence MDKNKSRTDLLAAGRKKLQQYRQKKEGKGSASHGKSSKKSSKSDQHEADADESSTTPVPTVSSQVTEREIAPHDGSDLETIESSLSHSTGISEPDTSSMQSREDQVTDVGAMQEADGLDSKQSDRSGEIELEGDRQLPLYEHGESAETLSRIASVETSMEETYCEAEQTGEPGEVSASDGTLLSDGFSASVSTLQEADRISAVNPSMTNWQRQEIAPDSSYGENSNMTFQSGDYGKGREEKVQTDLDSRTAAEGYNQRYMPDESFMPEGESLERPEKKMAGLAGGWTVSPVADMSATSLLQLAELIRGLNEEEFRFLLKSRESITNAELGSGSFTFAEYGFTDLLERLKEELYLTYFTKDIFHLQLAEQSELQMGLDHQQRQMVDELSLLNASLNDVREKNQFLVEELAQCRSELQFVTTKREELQDQFRIAKAEVEEFSARACELQNSLERSEGDLLSRLTELADCKSLVAALQVENNNLEGTISSVNEERNKLVDEKEFLFRENGKLLIELADSKSLMAALQVESSSLNESLASVMEERKKLEEDKKHLSHEKEKQSVELADCKVLVAALQEENGNLSGSLALETQQRSKLEEKEHLFLENERLNTELLALQERLSTDHGERMKVEADLKEVTMRLEQVTGENIYLHSSLDTLKAKIGEIDSQQTQIACQVGEAGNEVSLEVRSRGHESGADYEDSHKILGKQDSEVYSPVLETPLSDGLAVETPLELPEQVVYDDSFGFVALKGHLEEAEKILQKLEKAIEGMHSHSAFLSRSAGKVAAPGVSKLIQAFESKVQLDEQEEEERALTENQSPEDLFTVTKEQTGNLRALLTQLGVGAEDASILLKGERDGRKIANAMFEELRDEHEALKEHSNNLEAANIELGVLCEALKEHVGDVEAKNGELEVLYESLKQHDINLGAENSKLGGKLRGYQSRISELQSQLYDFQHSSNEMASVIGSQLENLQKEADERVLILEQDWNSTVTQILDAVGKLDKSIGEDFTSTISTGTHNGLDISSRVAASVNVANEVIEALQGKLQAAQTDHEAICTLYKEANEKSGDLHGKNELAIGILSRMHGKLWELVISSCGSVEESEKNVQIEKLLDPLDYSEYKTLLDQLENSLDEKLQLKSVNSKLTAELINQAEEFEEMNRRCLNLNAIHKLIEDVEDVLKLDEAEINLDATPALRLEFLVSVLVQKFKEADVQVGLSREQFGYKMMELTELQDKIHQLEALTFEHENEIPILRDSLRLAEEAFIAAHSELQEKISELEQSDQRVSSIREKLGIAVAKGKGLVVQRDGLKQSLAETSSELERCLQELQLKDTKLQEVETKLKTYSEAGERVEALESELSYIRNSATSLRESFLLKDSVLQRIEEILEDLDLPEHFHSRDIIEKIDWLARSATGNSVPLTDWDQKSSAGGGSYSDAGFVGIDAWRDDVQPSSNSGDDLRRKLEELQNRFYGLAEQNEMLEQSLMERNNLVQRFEELLDRIDMPSQFRSTEPEDRIEWLGKALLEAQHERNSFREKIDNFENYCGSLSADLEESQRRASGLEADLQAVTQEREHLSERFEILAHEHEKLSAKTIEADLQAVTQEREHLSERFEILAHEHEKLSAETVEFKLENEKLQHEVTGLKDKLVDQLGNEERIVSIEGEIRRLQDLVSDALQESGTKDLVSGTGSIHCLEELLRKLIENYTILSSVNPVLGDVADTDHAKNSNITLDEARSINSHDSRELDIAVPNKELEEAMRELMHVTQERDRYMEKQQSLICEVEALGRRKEELQELLSQEEQKSASVREKLNVAVRKGKSLVQQRDSLKQTIEEKNTEVELLKSQITHWENALAEYEQKLRDLSAYPERVEALESERLLLRNHLTETEHYLQEKEHMLSIILNTLNGIDVGGEVNSGDPVERLEQLGKLVSDLDAAVASSEQQSRKSKRAAELLLAELNEVQDRNDVLQEELEKAANEVAELTKERDLAEAAKLEAISRLENLSDVRSEERKNQLSEFMRIKSILNQLRKGFHDVKNLQGDVFSKDLEFLHNLEIGVESFLKADKAKLVVAPLFTVSDGAISRISDKKENFPSMDSWLDFKTDGHFDENVVFETCHFVVDHLQEFMTEIGDLKEKFSKHSVSLHEQSSSLSKLMEIVLGEMNSQKESFEAMKRDMVHIDSVEKEKGMELILLRKNIAVLYEACVSTVVEIENRRVDLVGNNMAAGDLGLNLRSTSVDGEFPFSGPAQLSSEESIRTMADKLVLAVRDFASLKAETVAGCQKELKTTIANLQKELQEKDIQKERICMELVGQIKEAEAAATSYSLDLQSSIARVHDLEKQVEVIERERNLLEQRVKELQDAQATSTELQEKVQSLTDVLTAKDQEIEALMQALDEEEVQMEDLTNKMEEMEKVVQQKNLDLKNLDASRGKALKKLSITVTKFDELHHLSESLLAEVEKLQAQLQDRDAEISFLRQEVTRCTNDVLVASQMSSKRTSDEIHEFLTWFELIVAQAEVHDVHLDDKNSNDVHEHKEILQKKVFSIISELENLRAAAQSKDTLLQVERSKVEELTRKEEFLEKSLHEKESQLNLLEGVGESERATSMTSEILEVEPVINKRTVPGTSIAPQVRSLRKGNNDQVAIAIDMDPGSSGRLEDEDDEKVHGFKSLTTSRIVPRFTRPVTDMIDGLWVSCDRALMRQPALRMGIIIYWAILHALLATVMI from the exons ATGGACAAGAACAAGAGCCGTACCGATCTGCTCGCTGCTGGCCGCAAAAAG CTTCAGCAATATCGTCAGAAGAAGGAAGGTAAAGGCAGTGCTAGCCATGGAAAATCCTCAAAAAAATCCAGTAAATCTGACCAGCATGAAGCTGATGCTGATGAATCATCCACTACCCCAGTACCAACTGTGTCGTCCCAGGTTACTGAAAGGGAAATTGCACCTCATGATGGTTCAGATTTGGAAACTATTGAATCATCATTGTCGCATTCAACGGGGATTAGTGAGCCTGATACATCCTCGATGCAGTCGAGGGAAGATCAGGTAACAGATGTAG GGGCAATGCAGGAAGCTGATGGTTTGGACTCAAAGCAATCTGATCGCAGCGGTGAAATAGAGCTTGAAGGAGACAGGCAGCTTCCTTTGTATGAGCATGGTGAAAGTGCTGAAACTCTTTCAAGGATAGCTTCAGTAGAGACTAGTATGGAGGAGACATACTGTGAAGCAGAGCAAACTGGTGAGCCAGGTGAAGTATCTGCATCTGATGGTACACTCTTGTCAGATGGGTTTTCAGCTTCTGTTTCGACTTTACAAGAAGCCGACAGGATTTCAGCTGTTAATCCTTCCATGACAAATTGGCAGAGACAAGAAATAGCACCAGATTCATCTTACGGAGAAAACTCAAACATGACTTTTCAGTCTGGTGACTATGGAAAAGGCAGGGAAGAAAAGGTTCAGACTGATTTGGACAGTAGGACAGCTGCAGAGGGGTACAATCAGCGGTATATGCCTGATGAATCTTTTATGCCTGAGGGTGAAAGCCTTGAAAGACCTGAAAAGAAAATGGCAGGTTTGGCTGGAGGATGGACTGTTTCTCCTGTTGCAGACATGAGTGCAACCAGTCTTTTGCAGCTTGCAGAGTTGATAAGGGGTCTTAATGAAGAAGAATTTAGGTTTCTGCTCAAGTCAAGAGAATCAATTACTAATGCAGAATTGGGGAGTGGGAGTTTTACTTTTGCAGAGTATGGCTTTACAGATTTATTGGAGAGACTCAAAGAAGAATTATATCTCACATATTTTACTAAAGATATCTTTCACTTGCAACTTGCTGAACAGTCTGAACTACAGATGGGGTTAGATCACCAGCAGCGTCAGATGGTTGATGAATTATCTCTACTCAATGCTTCACTCAATGATGTTCGTGAGAAGAATCAATTCCTTGTTGAAGAGCTTGCACAATGCAGATCTGAACTCCAGTTTGTAACTACCAAGAGGGAGGAGCTCCAAGACCAATTTCGTATAGCAAAGGCGGAGGTTGAGGAATTTTCTGCTAGAGCATGTGAGTTGCAGAATAGTCTGGAAAGGTCAGAAGGGGACTTGCTGAGCCGGTTAACAGAGTTGGCTGACTGCAAGAGTTTGGTAGCAGCTTTACAGgtggaaaataataatttagagGGGACCATTTCTTCTGTGAATGAAGAGAGAAACAAACTTGTGGATGAAAAGGAGTTTCTATTCCGTGAGAATGGGAAGCTGTTAATTGAATTAGCTGACAGCAAGAGTTTGATGGCAGCTTTACAGGTTGAAAGTTCTAGCTTAAATGAGAGTCTTGCTTCAGTGATGGAGGAGAGAAAGAAGCTTGAAGAGGATAAGAAGCATCTGTCCCATGAGAAGGAGAAACAATCAGTAGAATTGGCCGACTGTAAGGTTCTGGTGGCAGCTTTACAGGAAGAAAATGGAAATTTAAGTGGGAGTCTTGCTTTGGAAACACAACAAAGAAGCAAGCTTGAAGAGAAGGAGCAtctttttcttgagaatgagaGGCTTAATACTGAGCTTCTTGCTCTTCAGGAACGGTTGTCTACAGACCATGGGGAACGAATGAAGGTTGAAGCTGACCTGAAGGAAGTGACTATGCGCCTTGAACAAGTCACTGGGGAAAATATTTATCTTCATAGCAGTCTGGACACTCTTAAAGCTAAAATAGGAGAGATTGATAGCCAACAAACCCAAATAGCCTGTCAAGTTGGGGAAGCTGGGAATGAAGTCAGTCTGGAAGTACGAAGTAGAGGCCATGAAAGTGGAGCAGATTATGAAGATTCTCACAAGATTCTTGGGAAGCAAGATAGTGAAGTTTATTCTCCTGTATTGGAGACGCCCTTATCTGATGGCCTTGCAGTAGAAACACCACTCGAGCTGCCTGAACAGGTAGTCTATGATGATTCTTTTGGGTTTGTTGCCTTGAAGGGACACTTAGAGGAGGCAgagaaaattttgcagaaactTGAAAAGGCAATTGAAGGGATGCATTCTCATTCAGCATTTTTGAGCAGGTCAGCTGGTAAAGTTGCTGCACCTGGGGTTTCAAAACTGATTCAAGCCTTTGAGTCGAAGGTGCAACTTGATGAACAAGAGGAAGAGGAAAGGGCCTTGACTGAAAATCAATCTCCAGAAGATCTATTCACGGTAACAAAAGAGCAAACTGGAAATTTGAGGGCATTGCTTACGCAGCTGGGGGTGGGTGCTGAGGATGCCAGTATACTGCTCAAGGGGGAACGCGATGGTAGGAAAATTGCTAATGCCATGTTCGAGGAGCTCAGGGATGAACATGAAGCTTTGAAGGAACACAGTAACAATTTGGAAGCTGCCAACATAGAGCTTGGGGTTCTATGTGAAGCTTTAAAGGAACATGTTGGTGATGTTGAGGCAAAGAATGGTGAGCTTGAGGTTCTCTATGAATCCTTGAAGCAACATGACATTAATCTCGGAGCAGAAAACAGCAAGCTTGGTGGAAAACTACGAGGTTACCAATCAAGAATTAGTGAATTGCAGAGTCAATTGTATGATTTTCAGCATAGTTCAAATGAGATGGCTTCTGTAATTGGCAGTCAATTAGAAAATTTGCAGAAGGAAGCGGATGAGAGGGTATTGATTCTTGAGCAAGATTGGAATTCTACTGTTACTCAGATTCTTGATGCTGTTGGGAAGCTTGATAAATCAATTGGGGAAGATTTCACCTCAACCATCTCAACTGGTACTCACAATGGCTTGGATATAAGCAGCCGTGTTGCTGCTTCTGTTAATGTTGCCAATGAAGTGATTGAGGCTCTGCAGGGGAAACTCCAAGCTGCTCAAACTGACCATGAAGCAATCTGTACTTTATACAAAGAGGCGAATGAGAAAAGTGGTGATTTGCATGGAAAAAATGAATTGGCTATTGGTATATTGAGTAGGATGCATGGTAAACTTTGGGAACTTGTGATAAGTTCATGTGGATCTGTggaagaaagtgagaaaaatgtACAAATTGAGAAACTGCTTGATCCCTTAGATTATAGTGAATACAAGACCCTCTTGGACCAGCTGGAGAATTCTCTGGATGAGAAGCTGCAACTCAAGTCTGTTAACAGTAAACTCACCGCAGAGTTGATTAATCAAGCAGAAGAATTTGAGGAAATGAACAGGAGATGCCTGAATTTAAATGCTATTCATAAGTTAATTGAAGATGTTGAAGATGTGTTAAAATTGGATGAAGCTGAGATTAACTTGGATGCAACGCCTGCTTTGCGTTTGGAGTTTTTGGTGTCTGTTCTTGTTCAGAAATTTAAGGAGGCTGATGTGCAAGTTGGCTTGTCTAGAGAACAGTTTGGATATAAGATGATGGAGTTGACTGAACTGCAGGATAAGATACATCAGTTAGAAGCCTTGACCTTTGAGCATGAAAATGAAATCCCTATTCTCAGGGACAGTTTACGCCTGGCAGAGGAAGCTTTTATTGCCGCACATTCTGAATTACAAGAGAAAATAAGTGAACTTGAACAGTCAGATCAGCGAGTATCTTCTATTAGAGAGAAACTTGGCATAGCTGTTGCCAAGGGGAAAGGCTTGGTTGTGCAGCGAGATGGTCTCAAGCAGTCTCTGGCAGAGACTTCTAGTGAACTGGAGAGATGCTTGCAAGAGCTGCAGTTGAAAGACACTAAGCTTCAAGAAGTTGAAACAAAACTTAAGACCTACTCGGAGGCAGGTGAGCGTGTGGAAGCTCTGGAATCTGAACTTTCATACATTCGCAACTCAGCCACTAGTTTAAGAGAATCATTCCTTCTTAAAGATTCTGTCCTTCAAAGAATAGAAGAGATTTTGGAAGACCTTGATCTGCCAGAGCATTTTCATTCAAGAGATATAATTGAAAAGATTGATTGGTTGGCGAGGTCAGCAACTGGAAACTCTGTGCCTCTGACTGATTGGGATCAGAAGAGTTCTGCAGGAGGAGGTTCATATTCTGATGCTGGTTTTGTTGGTATAGATGCTTGGAGAGACGATGTACAGCCAAGCTCAAATTCAGGGGACGATTTGAGAAGAAAGTTGGAGGAACTTCAAAATAGGTTTTATGGGTTGGCtgaacaaaatgaaatgctcgAACAATCGTTAATGGAAAGGAACAACTTGGTACAGAGATTCGAAGAACTTTTGGACAGGATTGATATGCCTTCGCAGTTCCGGTCCACGGAACCAGAGGATAGGATCGAATGGTTAGGAAAAGCGCTTTTGGAGGCTCAGCATGAGAGAAATTCTTTCCGGGAGAAGattgataattttgaaaattattgtggatCACTGAGTGCTGATTTGGAAGAGTCACAAAGGAGAGCATCTGGCCTTGAGGCAGACCTCCAGGCAGTTACCCAAGAGAGAGAGCACCTTTCTGAAAGATTCGAGATACTGGCTCATGAACATGAAAAACTCTCAGCAAAGACAATTGAGGCAGACCTCCAGGCAGTTACTCAAGAGAGAGAGCACCTTTCTGAAAGATTTGAGATACTGGCTCATGAACACGAAAAACTTTCAGCAGAGACAGTTGAGTTCAAACTTGAGAATGAAAAGCTGCAGCATGAAGTTACGGGTTTGAAGGATAAATTGGTTGATCAGCTTGGGAATGAGGAACGAATTGTCAGCATTGAAGGCGAAATCAGAAGATTGCAGGATTTGGTTAGCGATGCGTTGCAAGAATCTGGAACAAAAGATCTGGTTTCTGGAACTGGTAGTATCCATTGCCTGGAGGAATTACTGAGGAAGCTTATAGAAAATTACACAATTCTTTCTTCAGTGAATCCTGTGCTTGGGGATGTGGCTGATACAGACCATGCTAAAAATTCTAATATTACTCTTGATGAAGCAAGAAGCATAAATTCACATGATTCCAGGGAACTGGATATAGCTGTTCCGAATAAAGAACTGGAGGAGGCTATGCGTGAGCTGATGCATGTGACGCAGGAAAGAGATAGATATATGGAGAAGCAGCAAAGTTTGATTTGTGAAGTAGAAGCTCTTGGTAGAAGAAAAGAGGAGTTGCAAGAGCTACTTAGTCAGGAGGAGCAGAAGTCTGCTTCTGTGAGAGAGAAGTTAAATGTTGCAGTTAGAAAAGGGAAGTCACTGGTGCAACAGCGGGACAGTCTGAAGCAAACCATTGAAGAGAAGAATACTGAGGTGGAACTTTTGAAATCTCAGATTACCCACTGGGAAAATGCTCTTGCAGAGTATGAACAGAAGCTCAGGGACTTATCTGCTTACCCAGAAAGGGTAGAAGCCCTAGAATCTGAGCGTTTGTTATTGAGGAATCATTTAACAGAAACTGAGCACTATTTACAAGAGAAAGAACATATGTTGAGCATAATTTTGAATACTTTAAATGGCATTGATGTTGGTGGTGAAGTCAACAGTGGTGATCCAGTGGAGAGGTTGGAACAACTTGGAAAACTAGTCTCTGATTTAGACGCAGCTGTTGCTTCTTCAGAGCAGCAGTCGAGGAAATCTAAAAGAGCAGCAGAGCTGCTCCTTGCTGAGCTGAATGAGGTTCAAGACAGAAATGATGTTCTTCAAGAGGAGCTAGAAAAAGCTGCAAATGAAGTTGCTGAGCTTACTAAGGAAAGGGATTTGGCTGAGGCTGCCAAACTTGAAGCTATTTCACGGCTTGAAAATTTATCTGATGTTCGTTCTGAGGAAAGAAAGAACCAATTATCTGAATTTATGCGGATAAAGTCTATTCTGAACCAACTCAGAAAGGGCTTTCATGATGTTAAGAATTTACAAGGTGATGTTTTCTCCAAGGACTTGGAATTTTTGCACAATCTGGAGATTGGTGTTGAGTCATTTCTGAAAGCAGACAAAGCTAAGCTAGTTGTTGCACCTCTTTTCACTGTATCTGATGGTGCTATATCCAGAATTTCAGATAAAAAG GAGAACTTTCCGTCTATGGATTCTTGGTTGGACTTCAAAACTGATGGTCATTTTGACGAAAATGTTGTAtttgaaacatgtcattttgtTGTGGATCATCTGCAAGAATTCATGACAGAAATTGGAGATCTTAAAGAAAAATTCTCCAAACACTCAGTGTCATTACATGAACAAAGTAGTAGTCTATCTAAATTGATGGAGATTGTTCTGGGAGAGATGAATTCCCAAAAAGAGTCGTTTGAAGCAATGAAGAGAGACATGGTTCATATAGATTcagtggaaaaagaaaaaggcatgGAACTTATACTGTTGCGTAAAAACATTGCTGTGCTTTATGAAGCATGTGTTAGTACAGTTgtggaaattgaaaacagaaGAGTTGACCTGGTTGGAAATAATATGGCTGCTGGAGATCTGGGTTTGAACTTGAGATCAACATCTGTTGATGGAGAATTTCCTTTCAGTGGACCAGCTCAATTGTCCTCTGAGGAATCTATCAGGACAATGGCAGATAAACTTGTATTGGCTGTGAGGGATTTTGCTAGCTTGAAAGCTGAAACTGTAGCAGGTTGCCAAAAGGAATTGAAGACTACCATAGCAAATTTGCAAAAGGAGCTTCAGGAGAAGGACATTCAGAAAGAAAGGATTTGCATGGAGCTGGTAGGTCAAATAAAGGAAGCTGAAGCTGCTGCAACAAGTTACTCACTAGATCTTCAATCTTCCATAGCGCGGGTGCATGATTTGGAAAAACAGGTTGAAGTGATAGAGAGAGAACGGAACTTACTAGAGCAGAGAGTGAAGGAGCTGCAAGATGCACAAGCCACCTCAACTGAGTTACAGGAGAAGGTTCAATCTCTTACTGATGTGCTTACTGCCAAAGACCAAG AAATTGAGGCACTGATGCAAGCACTTGACGAGGAAGAGGTGCAGATGGAAGATCTGACAAACAAGATGGAGGAAATGGAAAAAGTTGTACAACAAAAGAATTTAGATTTGAAGAACCTTGATGCTTCTCGTGGGAAAGCTTTGAAAAAGCTTTCCATCACTGTGACCAAGTTTGATGAGCTTCATCATCTTTCTGAGAGTCTCCTAGCTGAGGTTGAAAAGCTTCAAGCACAACTGCAAGATCGGGATGCAGAGATCTCTTTCTTAAGGCAAGAGGTCACTAGATGCACCAATGATGTCCTTGTTGCGTCACAAATGAGTAGCAAAAGGACCTCGGATGAGATTCATGAGTTCTTGACATGGTTTGAACTGATTGTTGCTCAGGCTGAGGTGCATGATGTGCATCTTGATGATAAGAACAGCAATGATGTTCATGAACACAAGGAAATACTCCAGAAGAAGGTTTTTTCTATCATATCAGAATTGGAAAATTTACGGGCAGCAGCTCAAAGTAAGGACACGTTGTTACAAGTCGAAAGAAGCAAGGTGGAAGAGTTAACACGCAAAGAAGAATTTCTTGAGAAGTCTTTACATGAGAAGGAATCACAATTAAATTTGCTGGAGGGTGTTGGGGAATCTGAAAGGGCAACTAGCATGACCTCTGAAATTTTGGAAGTTGAACCTGTG ATAAACAAACGGACAGTGCCTGGGACTTCAATTGCACCTCAAGTGCGCAGTTTGCGGAAAGGCAACAATGACCAGGTTGCCATTGCTATAGATATGGATCCTGGCAGTAGTGGTAGGTTAGAAGACGAAGATGATGAGAAAG TTCATGGTTTCAAGTCACTCACTACATCAAGAATTGTGCCAAGATTTACAAGACCTGTGACTGACATGATTGATGGCCTTTG GGTTTCTTGTGATCGGGCTCTGATGCGACAACCTGCATTACGTATGGGTATTATAATCTATTGGGCCATATTACATGCACTTCTTGCTACTGTTATGATTTGA